A section of the Acropora muricata isolate sample 2 chromosome 4, ASM3666990v1, whole genome shotgun sequence genome encodes:
- the LOC136913233 gene encoding protein canopy homolog 4-like: protein MRAFSAFLSLSAILFALVAGGVDDEEEKLPTKCHVCKHLVQELYDELERSGKSKEVFHTGQIFQEKRKEINYRKSEVRLNEALENACTNVLDYKVHKDKIKALRYEKKESTTFNTLKGLKKRGVKVELGFPDEMWDTPDAEVTRLKSRCEMMVESYEDDLTEWYWNHQDENLTNWLCIERVLNPGEDECLNISETEKAGEDGPGHQKEGQGQKEGGQDKKGKEKKGQTSKTKEKEKRSGRTKTKPNEDDSEKIQRLIREQAKEQANRQSERKKERGRGRMNERKRNKLIMRLQEIDDVDRLRRELRKIRTREMTEDDYAEVEPWERDIESSIPDDARRDMRRRRFERMEDVDDLKRELQTRIIDLEDGEFGNHFLKQNSLVFRELLERFMTEAEEIRDPSELKKRIDDIDALTVILRGGRNPEHWRNRLRAHHTDEL, encoded by the exons ATGCGGGCGTTTAGCGCATTTCTCTCgctttcagccattttgtttgctCTCGTCGCTGGAGGAGTCGACGATGAAGAAGAAAAACTACCAACCAAGTGCCACG TTTGCAAGCACCTTGTACAAGAACTATATGATGAACTAGAAAGGTCAGGCAAGTCCAAAGAAGTTTTTCACACTGGCCAGATATTTCAGGAAAAACGCAAGGAAATAAACTACCGAAAATC GGAAGTTAGATTAAATGAAGCTCTTGAGAATGCCTGCACAAATGTTTTGGACTATAAAGTTCAtaaggacaaaattaaggcaCTAAGATATGAGAAAA aggaaAGTACAACCTTTAACACCCTGAAGGGGCTGAAAAAACGTGGTGTGAAGGTCGAGCTTGGATTTCCTGACGAAATGTGGGACACACCGGATGCAGAAGTAACAAGACTGAAAAGCAGG TGTGAGATGATGGTAGAATCTTATGAAGATGATTTGACAGAATGGTATTGGAATCACCAGGATGAAAACCTGACAAATTGGTTATGTATTGAAAGAGTGTTGAACCCAGGAGAGGATG AATGCTTGAACATATCCGAAACAGAAAAGGCCGGTGAAGATGGGCCGGGACACCAGAAGGAAGGCCAAGGCCAGAAGGAAGGAGGTCAAGACAAGaaaggcaaagaaaagaaaggacaaaCATCGAAGAcgaaggaaaaggaaaaacgcTCAGGGCGAACTAAAACGAAGCCAAATGAAGATGACTCGGAGAAAATACAACGTCTCATAAGGGAACAAGCGAAAGAACAAGCCAACCGCCAAAGCGAAAGGAAGAAGGAACGTGGCCGTGGAAGGATGAACGAGAGGAAGCGAAACAAGCTTATAATGAGACTCCAAGAAATAGACGATGTTGATCGACTACGACGCGAACTCCGGAAAATCCGCACCAGAGAAATGACTGAAGACGATTACGCCGAGGTTGAGCCGTGGGAACGCGATATTGAGTCGAGTATTCCCGATGATGCCCGGAGAGATATGCGACGTCGACGTTTCGAACGAATGGAGGACGTTGATGACTTGAAACGAGAATTACAGACACGAATTATTGATCTTGAGGACGGCGAATTTGGCAATCATTTTCTGAAGCAGAACTCGCTCGTTTTCCGTGAGTTGTTGGAGCGCTTCATGACGGAAGCCGAAGAAATTCGTGACCCGTCGGAGCTGAAGAAGCGAATCGATGATATCGATGCTTTGACGGTAATATTACGCGGAGGACGAAATCCTGAGCACTGGCGAAACCGACTTCGAGCCCATCACACAGATGAACTGTGA
- the LOC136913234 gene encoding adenosine receptor A2b-like, giving the protein MNVSVTTTESEFCDRFKSYTYMASTGNGPFKTAFVLNAFLNAPFSVVATLANLVVVISIRRSHTLRSPANLLLTGLALSDLGVGLIMQPFYIAFLISFALQGTSSTTCTFSVAVALSGAFFSCVSFLMVTAISLERYLSLRLHLRYEELVTTLRVRYFLVISWLFFGVSSFVWTLLVPTFKSFFYSSGILMFLLISTVAYIKIHCIVRFHLRQINSLEVTDNNHLQRRKKSAYNMFVVFCVLVCFYLPYSVCLGVAKITGYSKWNWICVNFCLTILNINSSINPLLYCYRMREIRRAMLQTLNLTLRSLKLI; this is encoded by the coding sequence ATGAATGTGTCAGTTACCACAACCGAATCCGAATTTTGTGACCGCTTTAAAAGCTATACTTACATGGCTTCAACTGGGAATGGTCCTTTTAAGACTGCCTTCGTCTTGAACGCTTTCTTGAATGCGCCCTTTTCCGTCGTGGCCACATTGGCTAACCTCGTTGTCGTCATTTCGATCCGGCGATCGCACACGCTCCGTTCTCCAGCAAATTTGTTGCTAACTGGACTCGCGTTGTCGGACCTTGGGGTTGGTTTGATAATGCAACCTTTCTATATTGCGTTTTTAATCTCCTTCGCACTGCAAGGCACAAGCTCAACTACATGCACATTTTCCGTAGCAGTAGCCTTGAGTGGCGCGTTTTTTTCTTGCGTGTCCTTTCTCATGGTCACAGCTATAAGCCTTGAACGATATCTGTCGCTTCGACTTCACCTACGCTACGAGGAACTCGTAACCACACTGCGCGTTCGATATTTTCTCGTCATTTCCTGGCTATTTTTCGGAGTTTCGTCCTTCGTTTGGACCCTTCTTGTTCCGAcctttaaatcttttttttattcttcaggaattttaatgtttttgctTATATCTACAGTGGCGTACATCAAAATACACTGCATAGTTCGTTTTCATTTACGACAGATAAACAGCCTGGAGGTCACCGACAATAATCATTTGCAACGTCGTAAGAAATCTGCGTACAACATGTTTGTGGTTTTTTGTGTTCTTGTGTGCTTCTATTTGCCATATTCCGTTTGTCTTGGAGTGGCAAAAATCACAGGATACTCCAAATGGAATTGGATTTGTGTGAACTTCTGCCTAACGATCCTCAATATTAATTCCTCTATTAATCCTTTACTATATTGCTACCGGATGAGAGAAATCAGGAGAGCGATGTTacaaacacttaacctaacttTGAGAAGCCTGAAACTTATATAA
- the LOC136913232 gene encoding uncharacterized protein, which translates to MNKNKRQASAQRTVTMGNALRQDGKERQVEIIDDEDDEIEEISKQRTSAVSDRASRIITRRQRRDAANDIQFSSEDPGEEDWDQLQEVILLSKLEAEKQEERRKMCGTLQDVMSLQVEIEPLTPVVLKNLSTETSQNNKNKEEDQRDSTASPDIFSSSHEDQEQLPSAMDGGNIDSDKELPNSPPLPVTTRSPETEERDCDRSVTQSTDQRQENARKKSKLRRTRKQIRDVREQNEDVVDDEPKEAAVKIDEEMQSRTFMDEDDVVVGEKRKLKELDDGNDDTDDEDIPMKRKRMSLKRKKVSALNFEGGMHTEDEKIQAAKRVHDCTDDPRPKRVSVVEEEATPNKGSTPKGDETLTDTKQPRMSPGLLHARLSRKYTKARSRPRTVKEAMKANLYFAPRGFNISAYTTLIIRMFEKYKQRLNAAQCKAGSRLPWGLPVVCGKSQGKTLDALLPGAKSSVFAWGTSRIDRETQLDPDVSSRRRTLRSSTTNLPSQTAVASTSTSTSSHRLPPSCKVDSESDDEGLMTSYLDKVMTSSAAAGPSKKTQQSVKNNDTSEKSFVETSEQMTEAPEETSEPKQTLTSSRVDVKNNDRVPGCRISPGPFTQSDQALFGVGVVLDSDASKSLWNEWDASGEKLQSDIQEMKESKTDRNESEDENSMNGGEACGGAGDEIISSLSDVIRPPKRRTSLRALDDDSTDDESNLSEPVISLSLPQQESPTSSQDSLENKTNSESKPRDKNNDILDKKVPVDSQSVLTQSESQGILGKSVLETMATDGDILYSSQVLTDTQASSQKLGTETSGRGGTVGLASSVLRPTAWTGRDVCPADEEFTIDLDRDESQNDRLKRSEAAEKAAAAAIQRQQGRRGNEDSCEASTSSSTINNSQQPENVQCPLCYNDFSVSEIEAHASDCQGLSSSTQASSSRFSTTGRPMTSSPSRPKPKLKTLKVVLERSPLVKDKLLERATQQIDLAKRNLNFNSSGKLDRNVRLLASSSRSLNQGSITRGGKEGAAIRSDSGSETTGTQPQNDAEGSSGHSWLDPTSPQAKKPLRKYGGSPSRPLKESDTDEPFTTTKHFKRLVTKRANSGTDEIESNSDSSSDDASMKQYGRKTRTKEAKAVNTDNNEQALVKLGSSLRKRPLSLTTSQSKAKRARHRNSDSGSDEDSDDSTIVCHFCCKKIPKEIYDKHAEEELEQRKSGKAHAGPTREVIIVNEKDEEDMTLDQRRVHSRTKAHGHTPTSQSPETEQRSIDQNEHDIDWDAVSNSPIKCFQFIGNSTSSVDFENQFAHLKESKGGGRRGNSGKYAGRSGSRGGRFNTRGEFSSSGSRGDYGGFSNRGQYRGSYKKGYGRGRGKNYGRKFRGSRKRK; encoded by the exons atgaataaaaataagcgTCAAGCAAGTGCCCAGCGAACAGTAACCATGGGAAATGCTCTCCGACAGGACGGAAAAGAAAGGCAGGTGGAAATTATCGACGACGAAGATGACGAGATAGAAGAGATAAGCAAG CAAAGAACTTCAGCTGTAAGTGACAGAGCCTCAAGAATAATAACAAGACGACAGAGACGAGATGCTGCTAATGACATCCAGTTTTCGA GTGAAGATCCTGGTGAAGAAGACTGGGATCAATTGCAG GAAGTTATACTGCTTAGCAAACTTGAGGCTGAGAAAcaggaagaaagaagaaaaatgtgTGGAACTCTGCAAGATGtg ATGAGTCTTCAAGTGGAAATTGAACCACTCACCCCTGTTGTCTTGAAGAATTTATCTACAGAGACATCTCAGAATAACAAAA ACAAGGAAGAAGATCAGAGAGATAGCACAGCATCTCCAGACATATTTTCATCTTCACATGAGGACCAAGAGCAGCTGCCAAGTGCTATG GATGGTGGAAATATTGATAGTGACAAAGAGTTGCCGAATAGTCCACCATTGCCAGTAACTACAAGATCGCCCGAGACAGAGGAAAGAGATTGTGACAGAAGTGTTACCCAATCAACTGATCAGAG GCAAGAAAATGCAAGGAAAAAGTCAAAGTTGCGAAGGACAAGGAAGCAGATACGAGATGTAAGAGAACAAAATGAAGATGTGGTTGATGACGAACCAAAAGAAGCAGCAGTTAAAATAGATGAGGAAATGCAGAGTAGAACTTTCATGGATGAAGATGACGTAGTTGTCGGggagaaaagaaaactgaaagaaCTGGATGACGGTAATGATGACACAGATGATGAAGACATACCGATGAAGAGGAAGCGAATGTCCTTGAAGCGCAAAAAAGTTTCAGCTTTGAATTTTGAGGGAGGAATGCATACAGAAGATGAGAAAATCCAAGCCGCAAAGAGGGTCCATGATTGCACGGACGATCCCCGACCAAAAAGGGTTTCAGTTGTCGAGGAGGAAGCGACACCGAATAAGGGATCGACTCCAAAAGGGGATGAAACATT AACAGACACCAAACAGCCAAGAATG TCTCCGGGCCTGCTTCATGCACGCTTGTCAAGGAAATACACGAAAGCAAGAAGCCGACCCCGCACTGTGAAGGAAGCGATGAAAGCGAATCTTTACTTTGCTCCTCGTGGATTTAATATCTCTGCTTACACGACGCTGATCATCAGAATGTTTGAAAAGTACAAACAGCGACTGAATGCCGCGCAGTGCAAAGCCGGGTCGCGACTACCGTGGGGGCTTCCAGTGGTATGTGGAAAATCTCAGGGGAAAACATTGGATGCCCTCCTACCTGGTGCAAAAAGCTCAGTGTTTGCCTGGGGAACATCAAGAATCG ACAGAGAAACGCAACTTGACCCAGACGTTTCCAGTCGGAGAAGAACACTACGAAGTTCGACGACAAATCTTCCAAGTCAGACTGCAGTAGCGTCCACATCAACGAGCACAAGCAGTCATAGATTGCCACCATCTTGTAAAGTGGACAGTGAAAGCGACGATGAAGGGTTAATGACATCTTATTTGGACAAAGTGATGACTTCATCCGCGGCAGCTGGCCCCTCCAAGAAAACACAACAATCCGTTAAAAACAATGACACTTCAGAGAAAAGTTTTGTGGAGACAAGCGAACAGATGACCGAAGCTCCCGAGGAAACTTCTGAGCCAAAGCAAACATTGACAAGTTCCCGCGTCGATGTTAAAAATAATGACAGAGTACCAGGGTGTCGTATATCACCTGGTCCTTTCACGCAAAGTGATCAGGCTTTGTTTGGTGTTGGGGTTGTTTTGGATTCTGATGCCAGTAAGAGCCTGTGGAATGAGTGGGATGCTTCAGGTGAAAAACTGCAGAGCGACATTCAAGAGATGAAAGAATCCAAAACAGACAGAAACGAAAGCGAGGATGAAAATTCAATGAATGGCGGTGAAGCCTGTGGGGGAGCTGGTGATGAGATAATTAGTAGCCTATCAGATGTCATTCGACCACCAAAGCGAAGAACTTCTTTACGAGCTTTGGATGATGATTCAACTGACGATGAAAGCAACCTTTCTGAACCTGTGATCTCCCTAAGTCTCCCACAACAGGAATCTCCGACTTCTAGTCAAGATTCACTAGAAAATAAAACTAATTCTGAATCGAAGCCGAGAGACAAAAATAACGACATTTTAGATAAAAAGGTTCCAGTCGATTCTCAATCCGTCTTAACACAAAGTGAGTCTCAGGGCATCCTGGGGAAGAGTGTTCTTGAAACCATGGCAACAGATGGTGACATTCTTTATTCATCTCAAGTGCTGACCGATACCCAGGCATCCTCCCAGAAACTGGGCACTGAGACCTCAGGGAGGGGTGGGACCGTAGGCTTGGCATCTTCAGTATTAAGGCCTACAGCTTGGACGGGACGGGACGTATGTCCCGCTGATGAAGAATTCACCATTGATTTGGATCGTGATGAAAGTCAAAATGATCGATTGAAACGCTCAGAGGCGGCGGAGAAAGCAGCGGCAGCAGCGATTCAACGACAGCAAGGAAGGAGAGGAAACGAAGATTCGTGTGAAGCATCTACGTCAAG CTCAACTATCAACAACTCACAGCAACCAGAAAACGTCCAGTGTCCACTGTGCTATAATGACTTCTCCGTATCGGAGATTGAAGCTCATGCGTCCGACTGCCAAGGCCTGTCGTCGTCTACACAAGCCTCCAGCTCACGTTTTTCGACAACAGGGCGGCCTATGACCAG TTCTCCTTCACGCCCAAAGCCAAAGTTGAAAACCTTGAAAGTCGTTCTCGAGCGGTCGCCACTTGTCAAAGACAAGCTCCTTGAAAGAGCCACTCAACAGATTGACTTGGCCAAGAGAAATCTTAATTTTAATTCTTCTGGAAAACTGGATCGGAATGTTCGACTTTTGGCAAGCAGTTCTAGAAGCTTAAATCAAGGTTCCATAACACGCGGAGGAAAAGAAGGAGCAGCTATAAGGTCCGATTCGGGGAGTGAAACCACAGGGACCCAACCTCAGAACGATGCTGAGGGATCTTCAGGCCACAGCTGGCTTGATCCAACGAG CCCTCAGGCGAAGAAGCCACTACGGAAATACGGAG GAAGCCCCTCAAGGCCGCTCAAGGAAAGCGACACCGATGAACCATTTACTACAACTAAACATTTCAAACGCCTTGTCACCAAACGAGCAAACTCTGGAACCGACGAAATAGAATCTAACAGCGACTCATCTAGTGACGATGCCTCAATGAAACAGTATGGTCGGAAAACACGAACCAAAGAAGCTAAGGCAGTTAATACAGACAATAACGAACAAGCGCTCGTGAAGCTTGGTTCTAGTTTAAGAAAACGTCCGCTGTCGTTGACAACAAGTCAGTCCAAGGCAAAAAGGGCTCGTCATCGAAACAGCGACTCCGGTAGTGATGAAGATAGCGATGATTCTACTATAGTCTGTCACTTTTGCTGCAAGAAAATTCCCAAGGAGATTTACGACAAACACGCTGAAGAGGAGTTAGAGCAAAGAAAAAGCGGGAAGGCTCACGCCGGACCAACAAGGGAAG TAATAATCGTTAACGAGAAAGACGAAGAAGATATGACACTCGACCAGAGAAG GGTTCACAGTAGAACAAAAGCTCACGGACATACTCCAACTTCGCAAAGCCCTGAAACAGAACAGAGGAGCATAGACCAAAACGAGCATGACATCGATTGGGACGCTGTCAGCAATTCACCAATCAAATGCTTTCAGTTTATAGGGAATAGCACCAGCTCTGTGGACTTCGAAAATCAGTTTGCACATCTAAAGGAATCCAAGGGCGGTGGGAGAAGGGGGAATTCCGGAAAATACGCCGGACGATCCGGCTCCCGGGGGGGAAGATTCAATACCCGTGGGGAATTTAGCAGTTCCGGAAGTCGAGGCGATTACGGGGGGTTCAGTAACCGAGGACAGTATCGAGGGTCGTATAAAAAAGGTTACGGACGCGGAAGGGGAAAGAACTACGGAAGGAAATTCCGAGGATCTCGTAAGAGGAAATGA
- the LOC136914144 gene encoding neuropeptide FF receptor 2-like, translating to MNRTDMNVSRRETHDMNRLDIVLAILYAVVILVGIFGNAMVIAVVWKTRTMHTATNYLLVNLAASDILVLLWCPHTYNFAIVGSIPEGELGDNLCRFFIGDPVDTLCIGVTLFTLSVLAVERYQALVTPMRTKYTLTKTSVVYAIAITWILSLAISIPDFVLTHVDMSEGRCVSPLSVEANTSKAKYIAVLITFFILLPLLVITFCYCQILRGMFIKKTICAGPANLNSEKKKLATLIIAVTVAFYIVFLPFGIFMLHAAFSRQDPREGRESIGFQIAFKFLTFLIVVNSSLNPILYAFQSENYRKGFKNLFCLRSNSVSPYENNFALGEQGQIPRIHLWRAV from the coding sequence ATGAACAGAACCGACATGAATGTGTCGCGTCGAGAAACTCACGATATGAACAGACTTGATATTGTCTTGGCGATCTTGTACGCGGTTGTGATACTAGTAGGTATTTTTGGAAACGCCATGGTGATCGCTGTGGTGTGGAAAACGCGGACTATGCACACAGCAACAAATTACCTGCTTGTTAATTTAGCTGCAAGTGATATCTTGGTATTGTTGTGGTGTCCTCATACTTACAATTTTGCCATAGTTGGTTCGATACCGGAGGGTGAACTTGGGGATAATTTGTGTCGATTTTTCATTGGGGATCCTGTGGACACTCTTTGCATTGGAGTAACACTTTTTACACTGAGTGTCTTAGCAGTGGAGCGCTATCAGGCGCTTGTTACGCCAATGAGAACAAAATACACGTTAACTAAAACCAGTGTTGTTTACGCCATTGCAATAACATGGATTTTATCACTGGCCATCAGCATTCCGGATTTCGTGTTGACCCACGTTGACATGTCCGAAGGACGATGCGTGTCACCTTTAAGTGTGGAAGCAAACACTTCGAAAGCAAAATACATCGCCGTCCTCATAACCTTTTTCATTCTGCTGCCTCTCCTGGTGATAACGTTTTGTTATTGTCAAATTTTACGCGGTATGTTCATAAAAAAGACAATTTGCGCCGGGCCGGCCAACTTGAATTCAGAGAAGAAAAAACTCGCCACCTTAATCATTGCAGTAACGGTGGCTTTTTACATAGTTTTTCTACCATTTGGGATATTCATGTTACACGCGGCCTTTTCAAGACAAGACCCTCGTGAAGGAAGAGAAAGCATTGGATTTCAGATTGCGTTCAAATTTTTGACTTTTCTCATTGTGGTAAACAGTTCCTTAAATCCAATACTTTATGCTTTCCAGAGCGAAAATTATCGAAAGGGGTTCAAAAACTTGTTTTGTCTCCGAAGTAATTCTGTCTCCCCATATGAGAACAATTTCGCCCTTGGAGAACAGGGGCAAATTCCACGCATTCATCTTTGGAGAGCTGTATAA